Sequence from the Coleofasciculus chthonoplastes PCC 7420 genome:
CGAAGCGGAAAACCTCGCTTTAAATCAGTGCGGCGATACCGGACAGTTTCTATCCCTCAACTAAAAGCTGATTGCCTGAGTGTTACGGTTAACCCGCATCGGACCAAAAACGGCGGTACACGACGGGATATTGCCTATATCAACCTACCCAAGGTGGGTCAGGTAAAACTAATCTACCATCGCCCAATCCCAGAAGGATTCACTATCAAAGCGGCGCTAGTTTCCCACAAAGCAGATGGTTGGTATATTTGCTTAACCCTAGAGGATAAATCCATCCCCAAGTTTAAGCCATCAGAGATAGAAGCAACAGAAGATAACTCCATTGGATTGGACGTTGGTTTGGAGAAATTATGGACGGCATCGGATGGGGAAATTGAGCCTATTCAACAACATTACCGTCAGTCCGAGGCGAAGTTGGCAAGGTTGGCTAACCGCAAAGATGGGAAGCCGCATAAGTCGGCATCACGACGAAAGCTGGCGAAAAAAATATCGAAGCATCACCAAAAGTTACAGCGGAAGCGAAAGCAATTTCATTATGAATCGGCGACTCGACTGGTGAGCCGGGATGAGAAGGTGTTCTTTGTCGAAGACATCAAGCCAGGGAACTTGTCCCGAAAAAACAAGCCAAAACAGGACAAAGATGGGAAATATTTACCAAACGGACAAAGCGCTAAGTCAGGTTTAAACAAATCAATCAATGACGCTGGCTGGGGTCAATTCCTTTCAATTCTCAATTACAAAGCTGCGAAAGCTGGTAAATTGGTGGTGAAAGTAAAGCCTCATAACACAAGCCAGGTATGCTCTTGTTGTAATCGCGTTGAACAAAAAGATTTATCAGTACGAATTCACCACTGTTTATGTGGGTTTGTGCTGGACAGAGATTGGAACGCTGCGATTAACATCAAGAAAGTGGGGCTGGGCATATTCCCCACTATAAAACGCCGGAAGCGTCGTTTTAGCCCTGAGCGAAGTCGAAGGGCTAAAACGGAACCCCAAAGGAAGCCTACACCGTACCCCTAGGGTCGGTGTAGGAGAATGTCACCTCTATCCCTAATGACTAATGACTAATGACCAATGACCAATGACCAATGACTAACGACCAAATAGGAGTGAAATAAGGGTGGTCAATTTTGGACGTGTATTAACGGCAATGATTACGCCGTTTAAAGAAG
This genomic interval carries:
- a CDS encoding RNA-guided endonuclease InsQ/TnpB family protein, which produces MKRSKDTFKLNYQYRIVLDKQQSYQLNEWLYKLCRIHNLMLEERFNWWERNRSPVNACPIFVTYLPDLKDPPTYYSQKRATHWSRESNKHLYEGVYSQVIQEAIKRVEDTFNRFIKGDLNRKRSGKPRFKSVRRYRTVSIPQLKADCLSVTVNPHRTKNGGTRRDIAYINLPKVGQVKLIYHRPIPEGFTIKAALVSHKADGWYICLTLEDKSIPKFKPSEIEATEDNSIGLDVGLEKLWTASDGEIEPIQQHYRQSEAKLARLANRKDGKPHKSASRRKLAKKISKHHQKLQRKRKQFHYESATRLVSRDEKVFFVEDIKPGNLSRKNKPKQDKDGKYLPNGQSAKSGLNKSINDAGWGQFLSILNYKAAKAGKLVVKVKPHNTSQVCSCCNRVEQKDLSVRIHHCLCGFVLDRDWNAAINIKKVGLGIFPTIKRRKRRFSPERSRRAKTEPQRKPTPYP